Below is a genomic region from Chloroflexota bacterium.
GCCGGGGCTGTTTTCCTACACAGCGACCCGTGAGGAACTCGAAATGCGCGCGGGCGAGGTGCTGGGCTGGGTGCAGTCGGGCAAGCTCGACGTCAGGGTGCATGGGCGCTTTGCGCTGTCGGACGCGGCTGAGGCGCACCGGCAGTTGCAGGGGCGGCTGACGACGGGGAAGCTGCTGTTGATTCCGTAAAGGAATGTCAAGTATTGCGATTCTGTCCTAGCGTGCGCGCGTGGAGTGGAGTACACTCGCGGGCAAGTTTGGGATACACGTCAGGGTCGTTGGAAAGCGGATAGACTCACGAGGAGGCTCAGGAATGCTGACCACGCAAGAGACGGAATACCTCTGCAGAGTGGGGCCCGGCACGCCAATGGGCAACCTGATGCGGCGCTACTGGCACCCGGTGCTGCTTTCAAAGGAGCTGCCGGAGGCGGACGGCGCGCCGCTACGGTCGCGGATCCTGGGGGAGGACCTTGTCGCGTACCGTGACTCGAACGGCGACGTGGGGCTGCTGGACAACTTCTGCCCGCACCGCAGGGCGAGCCTGTTCTTCGGACGGAACGAGGAGGCCGGGCTGCGCTGCGTCTACCACGGCTGGAAGTTCGACACGACGGGCGCTTGCGTCGACATGCCGTCGGAGCCGGCGGAGAGCAACTTCAAGGACAAGGTGAAGATCAAGGCCTACCCGGTGAAGGAAGCGGGCGGGCTGATCTGGGCGTACATGGGGCCACCGGAGCTTGAGCCGCCTCTGCCCTTGCTGGAGTACAACACCCTTCCGCTGGACCACGTCTCCGTGTCAAAGCTGCGCTACGAGTCCAACTACGTGCAGGTCATCGAGGGGGACATCGACACGGTGCACGCTTCGCTGCTGCACAGCCGGTTGTCCTCGCTGGCGGACGCCCCGACGGCGACGACGCTGGCGGGCAAGTACCAGTTCCCGGACCGGGCTCCCAAGTTCTTCGTCGAGGACACGGACGGCGGCATCCTCATCGGCGCGCGGCGGCGCGCGGAAGAGGACAGCTACTACTGGCGGATCTCGCGCTGGCTCTTCCCGTATTTCACAATGATCCCACGGGAGCCGCACGGCCACGTTCAGGGCGGCGCCATGGTGCCGATCGACGACGAGAACTGCTGGTTTGTGCACATCCGCTGGAACCCGTACGCGCCACTGACCGAGGACCAGCGATTTGAGACCTTCTTCGACAAGTACATCATGGACGACGGCTCCTGGCTCGCAATCGGCAACCGCCGGAATGACTACCTCATCGACCGGGAGAAGCAGCGGACGGAGTCGTACACGGGCATCGAGTTCGTGCGGGCGCAGGACTCGGCGATGACCGACTGCATGGGCACCATCGCCGACCGTTCCAAGGAGCACCTGGCGACGACGGACATGGCGATCATCCGCATGCGCCGCAGTCTGATTCGGGCGGCGCGGGCGCTGGAAGACGGCATCGAGCCGCACCAGCCGCACCACCCCGAGTCGTACAAAGTGCGCTCCGGCGGCTGCGTGCTGCCGAGGGATGTATACTTCACCAAGGACTCCGAGGTGTGGAACGACATAACCGTGAAGTAGGCAACTACTGATTGGCTGTTGAGAGCCCCACGGCTCACCTCACGGAGGGTCGTGGGGCTCATTGTGTGCACGGATAACCGGCGCACCCAGCCTCCAACAGAGGACCGATGGCAGAGGAGAATACAGGGACGGAAGCGGGTCGCGCAATGCAGTCGTGGCAGGGCAGGCTGCCCTTCTTCTACGGCTGGATCATCGTCGCCATCGCCTTCATGATGAGCTTCATGACGGCGGGCGTCGGCTGGTCGACAAGCGTCATCGCGGTGCCGATGCGCGAGGACCTGGGCTGGAGCCTCTCTTCCATCTACATCGGCCTTACGCTGCGGGGCCTCGTCGGCGCAGGCGGCATGTTCCTGCTGGGGCGGTTCGCCGACCTCAAGCACGGGGCGCGATCCCTGGCCATCGTCAGCGGCGGGCTGTCGGCGGTGACGTTGATCTCTATCTCGCAGGTGGAGTCGCACTGGGAATTCCTGCTGCTCTATGGCGTCCTCGGCGGGATAACGCAGGCGGGGACGGGCTTCCTCATCCTGTCGGCCGTGGTGCCGCGCTGGTTCTTCCGCAGGCGGGGCCGAGCCG
It encodes:
- a CDS encoding Rieske 2Fe-2S domain-containing protein, translating into MLTTQETEYLCRVGPGTPMGNLMRRYWHPVLLSKELPEADGAPLRSRILGEDLVAYRDSNGDVGLLDNFCPHRRASLFFGRNEEAGLRCVYHGWKFDTTGACVDMPSEPAESNFKDKVKIKAYPVKEAGGLIWAYMGPPELEPPLPLLEYNTLPLDHVSVSKLRYESNYVQVIEGDIDTVHASLLHSRLSSLADAPTATTLAGKYQFPDRAPKFFVEDTDGGILIGARRRAEEDSYYWRISRWLFPYFTMIPREPHGHVQGGAMVPIDDENCWFVHIRWNPYAPLTEDQRFETFFDKYIMDDGSWLAIGNRRNDYLIDREKQRTESYTGIEFVRAQDSAMTDCMGTIADRSKEHLATTDMAIIRMRRSLIRAARALEDGIEPHQPHHPESYKVRSGGCVLPRDVYFTKDSEVWNDITVK